In one Oryza glaberrima chromosome 2, OglaRS2, whole genome shotgun sequence genomic region, the following are encoded:
- the LOC127764535 gene encoding uncharacterized protein LOC127764535 yields MMTPGSSSTSVPGDEADAGNWDAGVETAARLEAMVHAEDELSEEQIQANNQTQEDELLALQAIYCDDLVIFDNKDGLRFFQISLHYQLAGDIRVYLNVCPNGRTETGAENDDDDDSDRLLYACSLQHLPPVVLTCLLPRLYPSHRAPYFVVAAKWLDEPEVSSFCSVLDEIWAEQPAGQEVVYKWVDWLSTSSWSCIASDDQIVFGPDADSAGGDDRAIGRSCSLDSMIPLIQRYSKERSHEIFARRIHECGVCLSENTGRNFIQLPCSHSFCVKCMETQCRIHVKEGSVARLTCPDTSCRRPLPLALLRGLLGDGEYARWESLVLRGCWTRCPTWPTAPGAAPRAWRPATTPSARGASSPSAPSAGSGSTSGTPASPRTRCSTSCWNGRRRRGRWRRRRRTARRCRRRGRWRSF; encoded by the exons ATGATGACGCCGGGATCGTCCTCGACTTCGGTGCCGGGAGATGAGGCCGACGCCGGCAACTGGGATGCGGgggtggagacggcggcgcggctggaggcgATGGTTCATGCGGAGGACGAGCTCTCGGAGGAGCAGATTCAAGCCAACAACCAGACACAGGAAGATGAG CTGCTGGCACTACAGGCCATCTATTGTGATGATTTGGTTATCTTCGACAATAAGGACGGCCTTCGATTTTTCCAG ATTTCTCTGCACTATCAACTCGCCGGTGACATCCGAGTTTACCTGAATGTCTGCCCCAACGGGAGAACAGAAACCGGAGCAGaaaacgacgacgacgacgacagtgaCCGACTCTTGTATGCTTGCAGCCTGCAGCATCTGCCTCCTGTTGTGCTAACCTGCCTACTACCACGTTTATATCCGAGTCACCGTGCCCCCTACTTCGTGGTCGCCGCGAAGTGGCTGGACGAGCCGGAAGTTTCAAGCTTCTGCTCTGTTCTTGATGAGATCTGGGCAGAGCAGCCTGCAGGGCAAGAGGTGGTGTACAAATGGGTGGACTGGCTGAGCACCTCTTCCTGGTCTTGCATTGCTTCAGATGATCAGATTGTATTTGGACCAGATGCAGACTCGGCTGGTGGTGATGACCGGGCAATCGGAAGAAGCTGCTCCCTTGATTCTATGATCCCTCTAATTCAACGTTACAGCAAGGAGAGATCACATGAAATTTTCGCTCGAAGAATCCATGAGTGCGGAGTCTGTCTCAGTGAAAATACAG GCAGAAACTTCATACAGCTCCCATGCAGCCACTCCTTCTGCGTCAAGTGCATGGAGACGCAGTGCAGGATCCACGTGAAGGAAGGGAGCGTGGCGAGGCTGACATGCCCGGACACGTCGtgccgccggccgctgccgctggcGCTGCTGAGGggcctcctcggcgacggcgagtacgCGCGGTGGGAGTCGCTGGTGCTGCGAGGATGCTGGACACGATGCCCGACGTGGCCTACTGCCCCAGGTGCAGCGCCGCGTgcgtggcggccggcgacgacgcccaGTGCTCGAGGTGCTTCTTCACCTTCTGCGCCGTCTGCCGGGAGCGGCTCCACGTCGGGGACACCTGCGTCTCCCCGAACCAGATGCTCGACATCATGCTG GAACGGCAGAAGGAGAAGAGGCCgttggcggcgccgtcgccggacaGCCAGGCGGTGtcggagaagaggaagatggaGGAGCTTCTGA
- the LOC127764534 gene encoding uncharacterized protein LOC127764534, whose translation MTKSFFSYDLLTSLLWRRRSGECKLFESVGKGWFPGQAMWMNLEYDYDEIAEIGTPSWIRAIRYPCPTCGAKRTKSGNNDLLTCRGCRTHYCALCSKKVWSIAEHYGPAE comes from the exons ATGACCAAATCTTTCTTCTCCTATGATCTTCTTACCTCTCTGCTTTGGCGTCGACGCAGCGGGGAGTGCAAGCTGTTCGAGAGCGTCGGCAAGGGGTGGTTCCCGGGGCAGGCGATGTGGATGAACCTCGAATACGACTACGACGAGATCGCCGAGATCGGGACGCCCTCGTGGATACGGGCTATCAGGTATCCCTGCCCTACCTGCGGCGCCAAGCGCACCAAG TCGGGCAACAATGACCTTCTAACGTGCAGAGGATGCCGAACCCATTACTGCGCGCTGTGCTCGAAGAAGGTATGGAGCATCGCCGAGCACTATGGGCCAGCAGAATGA
- the LOC127764532 gene encoding uncharacterized protein LOC127764532 — MLKAPPTSFLSSLDPGGWHRRPFRRSPPPISAALMTNPAYFEVGRYLGGYGFMNITSYSSSQFGGLPDVAGIQNLGLGYSPEEIERLRAQDVGEGEVNIRLYEGRVVQGPLKGTEALFKVYPGSRSGASEADLMAVNELRTHAFLQNDASDICENIQFLLGAFETATGEQWLAFRDDGRYSAADYAKLTSERKLKEQSGSISFWNPYDRAYKLELKRYFVLKLLYGAMCGLVHMHNHDRLHQSLGPSSVVLNTVAEKNGRYLVPHLRDLAFSVDIGYSSVGSGALSDGLWRRASAAGASTPLEKRAFGIADDIYGAGLLLAYMSFIPFCEAGTMDGISLQRLLENTFRLDIYAAREYFLADDRLSEAVDFLDLGDGAGWELLQAMLNPDYRKRPIAEAVLNHRFLTGAVLWN; from the exons ATGCTGAAAGCTCCTCCCACCAGTTTCCTCTCCTCGCTGGACCCGGGTGGATGGCACCGGCGACCTTTCCGACGGTCTCCGCCGCCGATTTCGGCGGCTCTGATGACCAATCCCGCTTACTTCGAGGTGGGAAGATACTTGGGTGGCTACGGTTTCATGAACATCACAAG TTATTCATCTTCTCAATTTGGAGGGCTTCCAGATGTTGCTGGTATTCAAAACCTCGGTCTTGGATATTCACCGGAAGAGATTGAGCGATTGAGAGCTCAAGATGTTGGAGAAGGAGAAGTTAATATTAG ACTTTATGAGGGAAGAGTGGTTCAAGGTCCACTGAAGGGCACAGAAGCTCTATTTAAG GTATATCCTGGGTCCCGTTCTGGTGCTTCTGAAGCTGACTTGATGGCAGTTAATGAGCTAAGAACTCATGCTTTTCTTCAG AATGATGCTAGTGACATCTGCGAGAACATTCAGTTTCTGTTAGGAGCCTTTGAGACGGCTACTGGAGAGCAG TGGCTTGCCTTCCGTGATGACGGGAGATATAGTGCTGCAGACTATGCAAAATTAACCAGTGAAAGAAAACTGAAGGAGCAATCTGGATCCATATCGTTCTGGAATCCTTACGATCGAGCATACAAATTGGAACTAAAGCGATACTTTGTTCTTAAGCTGCTTTATGGAGCTATGTGTGGCCTTGTTCACATGCATAATCATGATAGACTGCACCAAAGCCTTGGTCCCTCTTCTGTTGTTCTCAA TACTGTAGCAGAGAAAAATGGGCGCTATTTGGTTCCGCATCTCCGTGATTTAGCTTTCTCTGTAGATATTGG GTATTCGTCTGTTGGTTCTGGAGCATTGTCGGATGGACTGTGGCGTCGAGCATCTGCTGCTGGAGCATCAACTCCTCTGGAGAAGCGAGCTTTTGGAATAGCTGACGACAT ATATGGAGCTGGGCTACTTCTTGCATACATGTCATTTATTCCCTTTTGCGAAGCAGGAACTATGGATGGCATTTCATTGCAG AGACTTTTGGAGAATACGTTCCGTCTCGACATTTATGCTGCAAGAGA GTACTTTCTGGCAGATGACCGGTTGTCCGAAGCTGTAGATTTTCTAGACTTGGGTGATGGTGCCGGCTGGGAGTTGTTGCAG GCAATGCTAAATCCGGACTATCGTAAGCGTCCAATTGCTGAAGCTGTACTGAACCATAGGTTTTTGACTGGGGCTGTCTTATGGAACTAA
- the LOC127764533 gene encoding mitogen-activated protein kinase kinase 10-like: MAMAKLRERRQLRLSVPASPPPFPHLDHPFAALPSTPPGSPVLAELEMLSVVGRGAGGTVYRARHRRTGAALAVKEMRDDGAALREAGAHLRVAAAAPDHPSVVRLHGVCVGHPVAGNRFVYLVLEYLPEGSLSDVLVRGALPEPAIAGVARCVLRGLSHLHRLGVAHGDVKPSNLLVGHRGEIKIADFGASRVVTGRDEAHHQSPGTWAYMSPEKLHPEGFGGGGGADFSGDVWSLGVVLLECHAGRFPLVAAGERPDWPALVLAVCFAAAPEVPVAASPEFGGFVRRCLEKDWRRRATVEELLGHPFVAGKPSRCERQNEWRTTFQDKTGQVNTSIYGEE, encoded by the coding sequence ATGGCAATGGCGAAGCTGCGCGAGCGCCGGCAGCTGCGGCTGTCCgtgccggcgtcgccgccgccattcccgcACCTGGACCACCCCTTCGCCGCCCTGCCGTCCACGCCGCCGGGCTCGCCCGTCCTGGCGGAGCTCGAGATGCTGTCCGTCgtcgggcgcggcgcgggcggcacGGTCTACAGGGCGCGGCACCGGCGCACGGGCGCCGCGCTCGCGGTCAAGGAGatgcgcgacgacggcgcggcgctccGCGAGGCCGGCGCGCACCTccgcgtggccgccgcggcgcccgacCACCCGTCCGTCGTCCGCCTCCACGGCGTCTGCGTCGGCCACCCCGTCGCCGGGAACCGGTTCGTGTACCTCGTCCTCGAGTACCTCCCGGAGGGCTCCCTGAGCGACGTGCTCGTGCGGGGCGCCCTCCCGGagcccgccatcgccggcgtcgcgcGGTGCGTGCTCCGTGGCCTGAGCCACCTGCACCGCCTCGGCGTCGCGCACGGCGACGTGAAGCCGTCCAACCTCCTCGTCGGCCACCGCGGCGAGATCAAGATCGCCGACTTCGGCGCCAGCCGCGTCGTCACGGGCCGCGACGAAGCCCACCACCAGTCACCCGGCACGTGGGCGTACATGAGCCCCGAGAAGCTCCACCCGGAAGGgtttggcggcggtggcggcgccgactTCTCCGGCGACGTGTGGTCCCTGGGAGTCGTGCTGCTCGAATGCCACGCCGGCAGGTTCCCGCTCGTGGCCGCCGGGGAGAGGCCGGACTGGCCGGCGCTCGTCCTGGCCGtgtgcttcgccgccgcgccggaggtGCCCGTCGCGGCGTCGCCGGAGTTCGGCGGCTTCGTGCGGCGGTGCCTGGAGAAGgactggaggaggagggccACCGTGGAGGAGCTTCTTGGACACCCCTTCGTCGCGGGAAAGCCGTCTCGTTGCGAGCGCCAAAACGAGTGGCGCACCACCTTCCAGGACAAAACTGGCCAAGTGAACACGAGCATCTACGGAGAAGAATAG
- the LOC127761431 gene encoding myb-related protein Zm1-like, which yields MGRGRAPCCAKVGLNRGSWTPQEDMRLIAYIQKHGHANWRALPKQAGLLRCGKSCRLRWINYLRPDLKRGNFTADEEDTIIKLHGLLGNKWSKIASCLPGRTDNEIKNVWNTHLKKRVSQREKPGDTKKKGKAADASDDADAHSPSSSASSSTTTAANNNNSGDTAGEQCGTSKEPENVDVSFFEQDIDISDMLVDAPTEAPLVAAPMPPSPCSSSSLTTTTCVGAVSDELLDLPEIDIEPDIWSIIDGYGGDEPVVSGADGDATVPCTASPGEEGAEWWVENLEKELGLSGPMDESLAHPDPPGQVCYPGPLTETEGDPVSTYFQSGPTASPLQEIASPAVLS from the exons ATGGGGAGGGGACGAGCGCCGTGCTGCGCCAAGGTGGGGCTGAACAGGGGTTCGTGGACGCCGCAGGAGGACATGCGGCTCATCGCCTACATCCAGAAGCACGGCCACGCCAACTGGCGAGCCCTCCCCAAGCAGGCCGGATTGCTGCGGTGCGGCAAGAGCTGCCGCCTCCGGTGGATCAACTACCTGCGCCCCGACCTGAAGCGCGGCAACTtcaccgccgacgaggaggacaCCATCATCAAGCTGCACGGCCTACTCGGGAACAA GTGGTCCAAGATCGCGTCGTGCCTGCCCGGGAGGACggacaacgagatcaagaacGTGTGGAACACCCACCTGAAGAAGAGGGTGTCGCAGAGAGAGAAGCCGGGTGACACCAAGAAGAAGGGCAAGGCCGCGGACGccagcgacgacgccgacgcgcattccccgtcgtcgtcggcgtcctcctcgacgacgacggcggccaatAACAACAACAGCGGCGACACGGCCGGCGAGCAGTGCGGCACGAGCAAGGAGCCCGAGAACGTCGACGTGTCCTTCTTCGAGCAAGACATCGACATCTCGGACATGCTGGTGGACGCGCCCACGGAGGCGCCGCTGGTCGCGGCGCCAATGCCGCCGTCCCCGTGCTCGTCGTCCTccctgacgacgacgacgtgcgtCGGCGCCGTGTCGGACGAGCTGCTCGACCTGCCGGAGATCGACATCGAGCCGGATATATGGAGCATCATCGACGGCTACGGCGGCGATGAGCccgtcgtctccggcgccgacggcgatgcAACAGTGCCATGTACCGCCagcccgggagaggagggagcagagTGGTGGGTAGAGAATTTGGAGAAGGAGCTCGGCCTGTCGGGGCCCATGGACGAGTCCCTGGCCCATCCGGACCCACCCGGACAGGTCTGTTACCCGGGCCCACTCACGGAAACAGAGGGGGACCCAGTCTCCACCTACTTCCAGTCCGGGCCCACCGCCTCTCCGCTCCAGGAGATCGCATCACCCGCCGTTCTATCATGA